The following DNA comes from Ornithinimicrobium avium.
GGGAGACGCCGTCGCGGTAGTTGTACTCCCCGCCGATGGTGAGCAGGCCGCCGGCGATCGTGTTCCACATGCCGAGCAGGATGACGACGGCCAGGACGAGATACATCGCCTTGTCGTTGACCGTCGTCGCGGAGAAGACCGGACCGACGGTGCGCCGCCGGTAGACCAGGATCCCCAGCCCGACGAGCGCGGCCAGGCCCGCCGGGATGCCACCGGCCAGCGCGATGACGTGGTAGGCCTCGTGGCTCAGGCCCAGCCAGTCGGTGAAGCTCTGCGGGATCACCAGGCCCATGAAGTGCCCGGCGGCCACGCCGAGGATGCCGAAGTGGAACAGCGGGCTGCCGATGCGCAGCAGCTTGGTCTCGTAGAGCTGGGAGCTGCGGGTGGTCCAGCCGAACTTGTCGTAGCGGTAGCGCCAGACGTGCCCGACGACGAAGATCGCCAGGCAGATGTACGGGAAGATCACCCAGAGGAAGGTGCTCATCGGGGGGCTCCTACGGGGATGGTGGGGCCGAGCGAGGTATGCCGTTCCGCCTGGGGCGGGGGCTGGGAGGACCCGTCCAGGGCCGGGTCGATCGAGTAGGGCGCGTTGAGGGCGTCGTCCAGGCCCACGGTCTCCAGCGGCGGACCGTCGGCGATGAGCTTGGCCAGCGCCTGCTGGTCGTCGCCGTCGAGGCCGGGCAGGGTGGCCCGCAGCACCTGCACCACGTCGAGCCAGGGCGAGCCGCGGTGGTCCAGCGCCCGGCGCAGCAGCTCGATCCCGACGCGATGGTCGTTGAGCAGCTTCCAGGCCGCCTCCGGCGCCACGGTGGCGCCGAACTCGAGCACCACGCACAGGTGGTCGGGCAGCTCGGCGTCACCGCCCTCGGGGCGGTCGGGCAGCTCGACGCCGTGCTGACGGTAGAGCTGCTTGAACCGCACCAGGGCCGCGCCCCGGTTCCTGGTGTCTCCGTGCAGGAAGTACGTCAGGTGCAGCGCGCACCTGCGGGTCACGTCGAAGGTCTCGACGTAGTCCCGCTGCAGCTCCTGCAGCGGGGTCGAGGCCGCGTGCTCCAGGAACCGCCGCAGCGGCTGCGCCACCGGGGCGGGCAGACCGTTCGCGACCTCGCCCAGCAGCGGCAGCCGCTGGACCAGCGTCTCGTCGGGATAGTCCAGCAGCAGCGAGACCGCCTGCCACGCGTCCGCCTGCTGCCCGGGGGCGAGCGTGGAGCGGGTGCGCCGGTGGCGGCGCCACGGCATCATCGGGAGCCATCTCCCCTCGTGGAGTCCTCCAGGCTGGACCCGTCCATGTGCACCTCGCGGTCGGGGAACATCCCGTCGGGCACGCCCTTGCCGTCCCAGTTGAGCAGGTTGACGCGGCCCCGCTTGGTGCCGCCGGAGAGCAGCTCGTCGGAGGTCTGGCGGCGCTGGAGCATCTTGAAGTTCTCCACCGCCACCGGGGTCGAGCTGCCGCGGCCCGAGCCCTCGCCGAAGGGGCCGGAGATGTCCAGGAGCTCGTCGTCGTAGCCGCTCACCGGGCAGTCGGTGGCGGTCTCCTCCAGGGCGTGCGCCTCCTCGCCGTGGGCGGTGGGGATGACGTAGCGCTCGTCGTACTTGGCGATCGCCAGGAGGCGGTACATCTCATACATCTCCTCCTCGCTCATCCCGACGGCCGCCGGGATCGACTCCTGCGGGTCCCGGCCCAGGTTGATGTCGCGCATGTAGGAGCGCATGGCCGCCAGCCGGCGCAGCACGAAGTCCACCGGCTGGGTGTCGCCGGCGGTGAACAGGTTGGCCAGGTACTCCACCGGGATGCGCAGCGCGTCGATCGCGGCGAACAGGTTGGACTGGTCCTCCGCGTCCGAGCCGGTCTCCTTGATGACGTCGACGACCGGCGACAGCGGCGGGATGTACCAGACCATCGGCATCGTGCGGTACTCCGGGTGCAGGGGCAGCGCGACCTTGTAGTCGCTGATCAGCCGCCAGACCGGCGAGCGCTGGGCCGCCTCGACCCAGTCGCCGGGGATGCCGGCCCGTTCCGCCGCGCGCTGCACCTCGGGGTCGTGCGGGTCCAGGAAGACCGAGCGCTGCGCCTCGTAGAGGTCGTGGTCGTCCTCCACCGAGGCCGCCTCGAGCACCTTGTCGGCGTCGTAGAGCATGAGGCCGATGTAGCGCAGCCGGCCCACGCAGGTCTCCGCGCACACGGTCGGGATGCCGACCTCGATGCGCGGGTAGCAGAAGGTGCACTTCTCGGCCTTGCCGGTCTTGTGGTTGAAGTAGACCTTCTTGTAGGGACAGCCGGTGACGCACATCCGCCAGCCGCGGCACTTGTCCTGGTCGACCAGGACGATGCCGTCCTCCTCGCGCTTGTAGATCGCGCCGGAGGGGCAGGCGGCCGCGCAGCTGGGGTTGAGGCAGTGCTCGCAGATCCTCGGCAGGTAGAACATGAAGGTCTCGTCGAACTCCATCTTCACCTTGTCCTCGATGCCCTTGAGCATCGGGTCCTGCGCCGCGTGCTCCCGGCTGCCGCCGAGGTCGTCGTCCCAGTTGGCCGACCACTCGATGTTGATCTGCTTGCCGGAGATCAGCGAGCGCGGGCGGGCCACCGGGAAGTGCTCCTGCGCCGGGGCGTTGAGCAGCGTCTCGTAGTCGTAGGTCCAGGGCTCGTAGTAGTCCTGGATCGAGGGCAGCTTGGGGTTGGAGAAGATGCTGAGCAGCCTGTTGAGCCGCCCGCCCGAGCGCAGCTTGAGCCGGCCGTTGTCCTGCCGGATCCAGCCGCCCTTCCACTCCTCCTGGTCCTCGTAGGTGCGGGGGTAGCCCAGCCCGGGCCGCGTCTCCACGTTGTTGAACCAGACGTACTCCATGCCGGAGCGGTTCGTCCACGCCTGCTTGCAGGTCACCGAGCAGGTGTGGCACCCGATGCACTTGTCCAGGTTCATCACCATGGCCATCTGTGCCATGACACGCATTCTCTTCTCCTCTGGTATGCGGTGCGTCGGGTGGGTTTCAGTAGGTGACCGGCACGGTGCGCCGGCGGATCGAGGTGACCTCGTCCCGGTTGTTGCCGGTCGGGCCGATGTAGTTGAAGAAGTAGGCCAGCTGGGCGTAGCCGCCGATCAGGTGGCTGGGCTTCATCAGGATCCGGGTGAGGCTGTTGTGGATGCCGCCCCGCTTGTTGTCGGTCTCGGTCAGCGGGACGTCGATGAGCCGGTCCTGGGCGTGGTGCATGTAGACCGTGCCCTCGGGCATCCGGTGGCTGACGATCGCCCGCGCGGCGACGACACCGTTGCGGTTGACCGCCTCGATCCAGTCGTTGTCCCGCACCCCGATCTTCTCCGCGTCCACGTCGGACATCCAGATCGTCTGCCCGCCCCGGGAGAGCGAGAGCATGAACAGGTTGTCCTGGTACTCGCTGTGGATCGACCACTTGTTGTGCGGGGTCAGGTAGCGGACCGAGACGCCCAGCTCGCCCTGGCTGCCGATCGCCGGCTCGTCGAAGAGCTGGGTCATGTCCAGCGGCGGCCGGTAGGTCGGCAGCGACTCGCCCATCCGCTGCATCCAGTCGTGGTCGAGGTAGAAGTGCTGGCGACCGGTCAGGGTGTGGAAGGGCTTGAGCCGCTCGATGTTCTGGGTGAACGGGCTGTAGCGCCGGCCGCCGGACTCGCTGCCGGACCACTCCGGGGAGGTGATGACCGGGACCGGGGCCTGCTGGGTGTCGGCGAAGGTGATGATCTGACCCTCGTGCTCGGCGGCCAGGTCGTGCATCGTGGTGCCGGTGCGCTTCTCGAGGTTCTTGAAGCCCTGGGTCGCCAGCGAGCCGTTGGTGGTGCCGGACAGGTGCAGGATCGCCTCGCAGCAGTGCACGTCGGTGTCGAGCCGCGGCTGCCCGTCGGCGACGCCGCCGTGGACGGTGCCGTTGAGCGCGCGGAGCTTGGCCATCGCCTCCTTGGGGTCGTAGGGGACGCCCTTGGTGACCATCCCGACCTTCTCCAGCAGCGGGCCGATCGAGGTCATCTTCTCGTAGACCTGGGTGTAGTCCCGCTCCACCGCCACCAGCACCGGCATCGTCTTGCCCGGGACCGGCTCGACCTCGCCGGTCTTCCAGTCCTGCACGACGCCGTGCACGCTGGCCATCGCCTCCGGCGTGTCGTGCCACAGCGGCTTGGCGACCACGTCGGTGCGGGTGCCCAGGTGGTCCACGGCCAGCTCGGAGAAGCGCTTGGCGATCGCCTTCCACGCGTCCCAGTCCGTCTTGGTCTGCCACGGCGGGGCGATGGCCGGGTTGAAGGAGTTGACGTAGGGATGCATGTCGGTGGTGTTGAGGTCGTGCTTCTCGTACCACGTCGCGGCCGGCAGCACGATGTCCGAGAGCAGCGTGGAGCTGGTCATCCGGAAGTCGATCGTCATCAGCAGGTCCAGCTTGCCCTCCGGCGCCCGCTCGGCCCAGACCACCTCGCGGGGGCGCTGGTCCTCGCCGGCCTCCTGGGCCCGGACCGCGTTGGTGGTGCCGAGCAGGTGCTTGAGGAAGTACTCGTTGCCCTTGGCCGAGGAGCCGAAGAGGTTGGAGCGCCACAGGGTGAGCACCCGCGGCCAGTTCTCCTCGTGCTCGGGGTCCTCGACCGCGAACCGCAGCGACCCCTCCTTGAGCTGGTTGACCACATACTCCTTGACGTCCACGCCGGCCTCGGCGGCCTGGTCGGCGAGCACGAGGGAGGAGCGGTCGAACTGCGGGTAGCTCGGCGTCCAGCCGAGCCGGACCGACTGCGCCAGCACGTCCATCATCGTGCGGCCCTCGAAGGCACCGGTGCCGGCGCCGACGTCGTCGGTGCTGAACGTGTCGTAGCGGTACTGGCTGGTGTGGACGTACCAGTAGGCGGTCTGGTTCATGTGCCGCGGCGGGCGGACCCAGTCCAGCGCGAAGGCCATCTGCTGGAAGCCCATGAGCGGGCGGACCTTCTCCTGCCCGACGTAGTGCGCCCAGCCGCCGCCGTTGCGGCCCTGGCAGCCGGTGATGGTGGTGAGCATGCACATCGCGCGGTAGATCTGGTCGGAGTGGTACCAGTGGTTGGTGCCGGCGCCCATGAGGATCATGCCGCGGCCCTGGCTGTCGATCGCGCTCTGCGCGAACTCCCGGGCCAGCCGGGCGATCTGGTGGGCCGGCACCGAGGTGAGCTCCGCGGCCCACGCGGGCGTCGCGGGGACCGCAGGGTCCTCGTAGCCGGCGGGCCAGACCCCCGGAAGCCCGTCGCGGGCCACGCCGTAGTGGGCCAGCATGAGGTCGAGCACGGTGGTGACGAGCCGGCCGCCGACCCGACGGACCGGCACGCCGCGGCGCTCGTAGGCCACCTTCGTGCCGAGGTCGAAGCGCGGCAGCTCCAGCTCGACGGACTCGCCGGTGTCGCCGTAGAGCGAGAGGACCGGGTCGATGTCACCCAGGTCCAGGTTCCACCTGCCCTCGCCCTCGGGCCCGTAGCGGTGGCCGATCGAGCCCTGCGGGATCGCGACCTCCTCGGTCGCGGCGTCCAGGACGGCCGGCTTCCACATGGCGTTCTCGGAGGTCGACTCGGGATGGCCCTCGAGGTCGCCGGCGACGAGGAACTTGCCCGGCCGGAACACGCCCTCCGCGCCGTCGACCTCGTCCAGCGTCACCAGGTAGGGCAGGTCGGTGAAGCGCTTGGTGTAGCCCGCGAAGAAGTCGGTCTCGCGGTCGACGAAGAACTCCTTGAGGATGACGTGGCCCATGCCCATCGCGAGAGCGGCGTCGGTGCCGGGCGCCGGGGCGACCCACTCGTCGGCGAACTTGACGTTCTCGGCGTAGTCCGGGGCGATCGCGATGACCTTCTGGCCGCGGTAGCGGGCCTCGATCATCCAGTGCGCGTCGGGGGTGCGGGTCAGCGGGACGTTGGAGCCCCACATGATCAGGTAGGCCGCGTCCCACCAGTCCCCGGACTCGGGCACGTCGGTCTGGTCGCCCCAGATCTGCGGGGAGGCGTTGGGCAGGTCGGCGTACCAGTCGTAGAAGGAGAGCATCGGCGCGCCGATGAGCTCGTTGAACCGCGCGCCGGAGGCGTAGCTCACCTGGGACATCGCCGGGATCGGGGAGAAGGCGCCGATCCGGTCGGGCCCGTAGCGCTTGATCGTGTAGACGTGGGCGGCGGCGATCATCTCGACCGTCTCCTCCCAGGTGGAGCGGACCAGGCCGCCCTTGCCGCGGGCCGCCTTGTAGGTGCGGGACTTCTCCTCGTCCTGCACGATGCTGGCCCAGGCCACGACCGGGTCCTTGAACTGCTGCTTGGCCTCGCGGTACATCTGCAGCAGGGTGCCGCGCACGTAGGGGTAGCGCACCCTGGTCGGGCTGTAGGTGTACCAGGAGAAGGCGGCACCGCGGGGGCAGCCGCGGGGCTCGTACTCGGGCCGGTCGGCGCCGGTGGTCGGGTAGTCGGTCTGCTGGGCCTCCCAGGTGATGATCCCGTCCTTGACGTAGACCTTCCAGGAGCAGGAGCCGGTGCAGTTCACCCCGTGCGTGGAGCGGACCACCTTGTCGTGGCTCCACCGGTCGCGGTAGAAGGAGTCGCCGCTGCGGCCGCCCTTGAGGGTGAGGTCGCGGTGGTCCTGCGAGACGGTGCCGCGGGTGAAGAATCGCCGGGTGCCGACGAGGGCCGAGCTCAGGGGGCCGTCAAAGCCTGCCGGACGCTCCTGGATGTCGGTCATGGGCGTGCACTCCTCTGGTCGTCTTCGGTCAGGTACAGGCGGGCCCGGCAGGTGTCCGGGCCGACGAAGGGTTCGAGGCTGACGCGGGCGTCCGGCTCGCCGACGGCGGTCAGCGCGCCGCGCAGCAGTCCGCGGTGCACGCCGCACACCACGTCCGGGTGCGATCGTGCCAGGTCGATGAAGGGGCACCGGCGCAGCGTGACGTCGACCCCGGTGCCGTCCTCCAGCTCGTGCGTCTGCGGCGTGTAGCCCCAGTCGCCGAGCAGGGCGATGACCTCGGCGACCTTGGCGTCGCGGCCGGTGCCGGGCGCGGCGTCCTCGGCGCCGGTGGCGCCGGTGGCGCTCGTTCCGGTGACGCGGGCCCCCTGGACCGCTGCGCGGACCTGGGCGACCTCCTCGGCGCGTCGCTGCGCCCACAGGGCGCCGGCCTGCTCGGGCGTGAGCCGCTCGGTCTGCTCCGTGGAGAGCGTGGCGGTGAGCAGCCCGGCCAGCACCTCGAACGGGCGGCTGTCCCGGGCCTGCTGGGCGGTCGCGCCCAGCGGGTCCTCGCGCAGCACGTACTTCTTGCTGGGCCGCCCGACGCCGCCGCTGCGCACGAAGTGGGAGTCCAGCACGCCCGCGGCCACCAGCTGGTCGACGTGGAAGCGGATGGTCGTGGTGTGCAGGGCGAGGCGCTCACCGAGCTCGGCGGCGGTCAGCCCCTGGCTGCGCATCTCCTCGCCGAGGGCGGCCAGCACCTCGACCACGCCGCGGCGCACCGGCGAGCCGAGCAGCGTGACGCCCACCGAGGGAACCCGGGGGTCGGTGCTGACGTCCGGCATGTGCGCCTCCTCCTCCTTGCAATCCTCCTATCGTGCCAGAAAACTACCCCTCGCGGGCGAGTTCCCGGCGGAATCCCACGAGGGTGAACAGGCCGCCGGCGATGGCCACCGCCGCCAGCAGCAGCAGCCCGATCGTGTAGCTGCCGTAGGCGCCGTAGATCGCTCCCATGAGCAGCGGCGGGACGAACCCGCCCAGACCGCCGGCCGCTCCGACGACGCCGGTGACGGCGCCGACGCGGGCCGGCTCCACGAGCGCGGCGACGAGGGCGAAGACGGCACCGGCACCGGCACCCAGGCCGGCGGCCATGCCGAGGAAGGCGACCGTGCCGACCGGCTCCAGGGCCACCGGGTAGTGGTTGTCGCCGACGATGACCGTCGTGCCCGCCCCGACGAGGGCGGCGAGAAGGGCGAACAGACCGGTCATCACGAGCAGGCCCGCCAGGACGCGCGTCCTGGAGAAGCGGTCGCACAGCCAGCCGCCGAGCGGCCGGGCGATGACGGAGACCACGACGAAGCCCGCCATCCGCAGGGCGCCGTCACCCTTGGCCATCCCGAAGTTGTTGACCAGGTAGGTGGGCAGGTAGACGCTGAAGGCGACGAAGCCGCCGAAGGCGATCGCGTAGAGGATGGCCAGCTTCAGGGCCACCGGCTGGGCCAGCGTCCGCAGCGCGTTGAGGAGCCAGTTGCCGGTGGCAGCACCGGCGCGACCGGGCGCGGTGCGCAGCAGGAACCAGGCGGCCACGGCATACGCGGCGAGCAGGACGGCCACGACGACGAAGGGGGCCGGCCGACCGAAGGCGTTGGACAGCTGCAGCGTGGTGAAGGCGGCCACCGCGGTGCCACCGGTGCCCATGCCGAAGATGCCGAGGGCCGCGCCGCGCTTCGCCGGCGGGTGCCAGGCGTTGACGAACGGCACGCCGACCGCGAAGGAGGTACCGCCGATCCCCAGGAAGAAGCCGCCGACCAGCAGGGCGGGCAGGTTGTTGCCGAAGAAGCCGAGGAAGAGCACCGGCAGGATGGTCAGCACCGCCACCGCCGGGAACATCACCTTGGCACCCAGCCGGTCGGTGAGGGCGCCTGCCGGGATGCGACCCAGGGAGCCCACGATGACGGGGGTGGCCACGACGAGGGACTGCTGCAGCGAGGTGAGGCCGAGCTCGTCGCGCAGCGTCACCGCCAGCGGGGAGAGCAGCGCCCACGCCCAGAAGCAGATGGCGAACCCGAGGGTCGCCAGGATCAGCATCGTGCGGGCGGTCGCTGCGTCGGGCCCGGCGTCCGCCTGGGCGTTGACGTCGTGGGCGAGCGGTTCGCTCATGGCGTTCTTCTCCGGAAAGGGTGGTGACCGCGGGGCGCGGATGGGACGATGACGGTAAGAGCCTAGTGTACGACGACGTGTAGTGTTGGCCTTTCGAGCACTCCGTTGTTTCGTTTATATTGGGGTGGTCCACCCACCCACGCACCGCCTGCGAAAAGGAACGCCATGACCGACGCCACCACCGGGCACACCTCGCTGCCCATCACCGAGAAGAGCAGCTGTGGCTGCGGCGAGCACGACGCCGACATCCCCTCGCTGGACGCCCGCCAGATCCCGCACGCCATCCGGCACGCGACGATCTTCGGGGCGCTGAACGGCCTGCGGCACGGCCAGCAGATGGACCTCGTGGCCCCGCACGACCCGCTGCCGCTGCTCGGTCAGATCCAGCAGCTGCACGGCGAGGCCGTGACCTGGGACTACGTCGAGCGCGGCCCCGAGGCCTGGACCCTGCGCTTCACGCGCCACGCCTGAGTCGTGTGCACCTACTGCGGCTGCGAGTCGATCGAGGTCATCGGCCGCTTCATGGCCGAGCACACCGACATCATCAACGCCGCAGGAGTGCTGCGCCGCGCCTGCCGGGAGGGTGACCCCGCGCAGGTCGCGGCGGCGGTGCAGGAGGTCGAGACGCTGCTGCACCCGCACACCAGGAACGAGGAGGACGGACTCTTCACGGTGATGCGCCGGCAGGAGGAGTTCGTCGACCACATCGACAGCCTCTGCGGCGAGCACATCACGCTCGACGAGCAGCTCGAGGCGATCAAGCAGGGCGACCACGCGCTGGTGGACACCTTCATCCACGACCTGCGCCACCACGTCGAGCGCGAGGACAACGGGCTCTTCCCCGCCTCGGCCATCGCCCTGGAGGGCCCGGACTGGGCCGAGGTCGAGTCGCTCACCGCGCCCCCGCCGTCATGACCGCGGAGGTCCGGGCCGCCGGGGCGGGCCGGCTCCCCGGGGCGGGCCGTCCGCCGGGGGCCGGCCGCCTCCTGCTGCTGCCCGGCGGGCTCGCCCTGCTCGCCGGCCTGGACGCCGCGCTGACCCTGGCCGGCGTGCCCGCCCCGGCCGGCAGCCCGCGGCTGGCCGTCCTGCACGGACCGCTCATGGTCCTGGGCTTCCTCGGCACCGTCATCGCCCTGGAGCGGGCGGTCGCGCTGCGCCAGGGCTGGGCGCTGCTGTCCCCCGGCGTGCTCGGCGCCGGCGCGCTCGCGCTCGTCGTGCTGCCCGACCCGCTGCTCGGCCGCCTCCTGCTCACCCAGGGGATGCTGCTGCTCGTCGTCGTCTACGCCGCCCTGTGGCGCCGCAACGGCGACCCGCTCATCGGGGTCCAGGCGCTCGGTGCCGTCCTCGCCGCGGCCGCCGCCCTGCTGCTCACCCGGCTCGACGTGGCCTCCGTGGTGCCCCTGCTCGTCGGCTTCATCGTGCTGACCATCGGGGCCGAGCGCGTCGAGCTGGCCCGGCTGGCGATGCCGGCCGACGCGCAGCTGCGCCTCACCGCCTTCGCCGTCGCCCTCACCGCCGCCGCGCTCGCCGCGGTGCTCTGGCCGGTGACCGGCGGGCGGGCCCTGGGCCTGGCGGTCGTCGCGCTCACCCTCTGGCTGGTCCGGCACGACGTGGCCCGCCGGCTGGTCCGCGCCAGCGGCCTGCCCCGGTTCTCCGCCGCCGCCCTGCTCGCCGGCTACGTCTGGCTGGTCGTGGCCGGCGTCGGCCTGGTCGTGCTCGGCTCCCCCGCGACCTCCGCCGCCGGCTACGACGTCGTCGTGCACGCCACCTTCCTCGGCTTCGCGATGTCGATGATCGTGGCGCACGCGCCGGTCATCCTCCCGGCCGTGCTGCGGGTCAGGCTGCCCTACCACCGCTGGATGTGGGTGCCGCTCGTGCTGCTGCACGTGACCCTGCTGGGCCGCGTCCTCACCGTGCTCGCCGAGCAGACCACCGCGTGGCAGGCCGCGCTGGTCGGCAACGTCGTCGCCGTGCTGCTCTTCGCGCTCGTCTCCGTGGTCACCGCGGTCGTCGCCACCCGGCGGAGACCCCGCCGCGCAGGTGCCGCCATCCCGCACCGTTCCCGGGCCGGCGTGCCGGCCATCCCCTCACCCGCGCCCGCCGCGCCCTCACCCACCCCGTCGGAGGACCGTGCCTGACATGCTCGACCGCCCCGCCGCCCGCCCCGCCGAGGGCGGCCGCTCGGCCCGGGGCCGCTGGCCCCTGCGCGACTACCCGTCCCTGGTGTGGATGGCGCTGGCCGTCGTCATGACCCTCGTCCACCCGTTCGTGCCCGGCTCCCGCTGGCTCATGGTCCACGTGGTGCTCCTCGGGGCTCTGACCCACGCGATCATGGTGTGGAGCACGCACTTCACCCAGGCCCTGCTCAAGACCCGGCCGGGGCTGGACGACCGCAGGATCCAGAGCCGGCGCCTCGTCCTCCTCCTCGCCGGGACCGTGCTGACCCTCGTCGGCGTCCCCACCACGCAGTGGTGGCTCACCGTCGTCGGCGCGACCCTGGTCGCCGCCGCCGTCGTCTGGCACGGCGTCCAGCTCGGCCGCCGGCTGCGCGCCGCGCTGCCGGGACGCTTCCGGGTCACCGTGCGCTACTACCTCGCCGCCGTGGTCTGCCTGCCCGTCGGCGTCGCGCTCGGCGCCACCCTCGCGCTGGGCCTGGACGACGCCGCTCAGGGACGCATCCTGCTCGCCCACATCACGGTCAACGTCCTGGGCTGGGTGGGCCTGACGGTCACCGGCACGCTGCTCACCCTGTGGCCCACCATGCTGCGCACCGCGATCGGGCCGCGCGCCGAGAAGCGCGCCGAGCAGGCGCTCCCCGGCCTGGCCGGCGCGATCGGCCTGCTCGTCGTCGGCGCCCTCGCCGACCTGCGGTGGGTCACCGTCGCCGCCCTCGTGCTGTATGCCGTCTCGCTGCTGTGGTGGGCCTCCGCCGTCCTGGCGCCCGTGCGCACCAAGCTCCCCCGCGAGTTCGCGCCCGCCTCGGTCGGGCTCGCCCTGGTGTGGTGGCTCGTCGCCATCTTCGTGGTGCTCGCCCGGCTGCTCACCACGGCGACGTGGGCGGAGTTCGCCGACGGGTTCAGCACCACGAGCGCCGTCCTGGTCGTCGGCTTCGCCGCCCAGCTGCTCTCCGGCGCGCTGTCCTACCTGATGCCGTCGGTGCTCGGCGGGGGCAAGACCGTGGTGCGGGCCGGGGCGCGCTGGTTCGACCGGTGGGCCACCACCCGGCTGGTGACGATCAACCTCGGCCTGCTGCTGGCCCTGCTCCCCGTCCCGAGCATCGTGCGGGTCGTCGTCTCCGTGCTCGTGCTCGCCGCGCTGGCGGCCTTCGTCCCGATCATGCTCGGCGGCATCCTCGCCGCCACCCGCGCCAAGCGCGAGGTCGAGCAGGCCCGCGCCCGCGGGGAGCGGCCCTCCGGCGCCACGCCCACCCCCGGCCTCGCCCACGGCGAGCCGGACCGGCTGCCCTCCATCTGGTCGGTCGGCCAGCTCGTGGCCGCCGTCTCGGCGCTCGTCCTGGCCGTCTCGGTCGGGGTCGCCCTGGACCCGGCGGCCGCGGGCCTGTACGGGACCGGCGGGATCACCGGCCCCTCCACGACCGCAGCGGCCGGTGTCGAGCCCACCGGGCGCACCACGACCGTCAAGGTCGAGGCCGTCGACATGGCCTTCGAGCCCTCGAGCATCGAGGTCCCCGCCGGCGACCGGCTCGTCATCGAGCTGACCAACACCGACGAGACCAACCTGCACGACCTCCAGCTCCTCGGGCAGCGCACCCCGCGGCTGTCCGCCGGGGAGACCGCGACCCTGGACGTCGGCGTGGTCACCGGGTCCGTCCAGGGCTGGTGCACCATCGTGGGGCACCGCCAGATGGGCATGGTCCTGGACGTCGTCGTCACCGGCGGGGGCACCGACGCCGCCGCCGCGACCACCCACCCCGACCACGGGGGTGCC
Coding sequences within:
- the narI gene encoding respiratory nitrate reductase subunit gamma, translating into MSTFLWVIFPYICLAIFVVGHVWRYRYDKFGWTTRSSQLYETKLLRIGSPLFHFGILGVAAGHFMGLVIPQSFTDWLGLSHEAYHVIALAGGIPAGLAALVGLGILVYRRRTVGPVFSATTVNDKAMYLVLAVVILLGMWNTIAGGLLTIGGEYNYRDGVSPWFRQIFWFQPDASLMENAPLGFQLHAVLAFLLFAMWPFTRLVHVFSAPVGYFTRPYIVYRSRDRRAGVATGTRAQKRGWERVE
- the narJ gene encoding nitrate reductase molybdenum cofactor assembly chaperone yields the protein MMPWRRHRRTRSTLAPGQQADAWQAVSLLLDYPDETLVQRLPLLGEVANGLPAPVAQPLRRFLEHAASTPLQELQRDYVETFDVTRRCALHLTYFLHGDTRNRGAALVRFKQLYRQHGVELPDRPEGGDAELPDHLCVVLEFGATVAPEAAWKLLNDHRVGIELLRRALDHRGSPWLDVVQVLRATLPGLDGDDQQALAKLIADGPPLETVGLDDALNAPYSIDPALDGSSQPPPQAERHTSLGPTIPVGAPR
- the narH gene encoding nitrate reductase subunit beta, whose amino-acid sequence is MRVMAQMAMVMNLDKCIGCHTCSVTCKQAWTNRSGMEYVWFNNVETRPGLGYPRTYEDQEEWKGGWIRQDNGRLKLRSGGRLNRLLSIFSNPKLPSIQDYYEPWTYDYETLLNAPAQEHFPVARPRSLISGKQINIEWSANWDDDLGGSREHAAQDPMLKGIEDKVKMEFDETFMFYLPRICEHCLNPSCAAACPSGAIYKREEDGIVLVDQDKCRGWRMCVTGCPYKKVYFNHKTGKAEKCTFCYPRIEVGIPTVCAETCVGRLRYIGLMLYDADKVLEAASVEDDHDLYEAQRSVFLDPHDPEVQRAAERAGIPGDWVEAAQRSPVWRLISDYKVALPLHPEYRTMPMVWYIPPLSPVVDVIKETGSDAEDQSNLFAAIDALRIPVEYLANLFTAGDTQPVDFVLRRLAAMRSYMRDINLGRDPQESIPAAVGMSEEEMYEMYRLLAIAKYDERYVIPTAHGEEAHALEETATDCPVSGYDDELLDISGPFGEGSGRGSSTPVAVENFKMLQRRQTSDELLSGGTKRGRVNLLNWDGKGVPDGMFPDREVHMDGSSLEDSTRGDGSR
- a CDS encoding nitrate reductase subunit alpha, with the translated sequence MTDIQERPAGFDGPLSSALVGTRRFFTRGTVSQDHRDLTLKGGRSGDSFYRDRWSHDKVVRSTHGVNCTGSCSWKVYVKDGIITWEAQQTDYPTTGADRPEYEPRGCPRGAAFSWYTYSPTRVRYPYVRGTLLQMYREAKQQFKDPVVAWASIVQDEEKSRTYKAARGKGGLVRSTWEETVEMIAAAHVYTIKRYGPDRIGAFSPIPAMSQVSYASGARFNELIGAPMLSFYDWYADLPNASPQIWGDQTDVPESGDWWDAAYLIMWGSNVPLTRTPDAHWMIEARYRGQKVIAIAPDYAENVKFADEWVAPAPGTDAALAMGMGHVILKEFFVDRETDFFAGYTKRFTDLPYLVTLDEVDGAEGVFRPGKFLVAGDLEGHPESTSENAMWKPAVLDAATEEVAIPQGSIGHRYGPEGEGRWNLDLGDIDPVLSLYGDTGESVELELPRFDLGTKVAYERRGVPVRRVGGRLVTTVLDLMLAHYGVARDGLPGVWPAGYEDPAVPATPAWAAELTSVPAHQIARLAREFAQSAIDSQGRGMILMGAGTNHWYHSDQIYRAMCMLTTITGCQGRNGGGWAHYVGQEKVRPLMGFQQMAFALDWVRPPRHMNQTAYWYVHTSQYRYDTFSTDDVGAGTGAFEGRTMMDVLAQSVRLGWTPSYPQFDRSSLVLADQAAEAGVDVKEYVVNQLKEGSLRFAVEDPEHEENWPRVLTLWRSNLFGSSAKGNEYFLKHLLGTTNAVRAQEAGEDQRPREVVWAERAPEGKLDLLMTIDFRMTSSTLLSDIVLPAATWYEKHDLNTTDMHPYVNSFNPAIAPPWQTKTDWDAWKAIAKRFSELAVDHLGTRTDVVAKPLWHDTPEAMASVHGVVQDWKTGEVEPVPGKTMPVLVAVERDYTQVYEKMTSIGPLLEKVGMVTKGVPYDPKEAMAKLRALNGTVHGGVADGQPRLDTDVHCCEAILHLSGTTNGSLATQGFKNLEKRTGTTMHDLAAEHEGQIITFADTQQAPVPVITSPEWSGSESGGRRYSPFTQNIERLKPFHTLTGRQHFYLDHDWMQRMGESLPTYRPPLDMTQLFDEPAIGSQGELGVSVRYLTPHNKWSIHSEYQDNLFMLSLSRGGQTIWMSDVDAEKIGVRDNDWIEAVNRNGVVAARAIVSHRMPEGTVYMHHAQDRLIDVPLTETDNKRGGIHNSLTRILMKPSHLIGGYAQLAYFFNYIGPTGNNRDEVTSIRRRTVPVTY
- a CDS encoding helix-turn-helix transcriptional regulator; the encoded protein is MPDVSTDPRVPSVGVTLLGSPVRRGVVEVLAALGEEMRSQGLTAAELGERLALHTTTIRFHVDQLVAAGVLDSHFVRSGGVGRPSKKYVLREDPLGATAQQARDSRPFEVLAGLLTATLSTEQTERLTPEQAGALWAQRRAEEVAQVRAAVQGARVTGTSATGATGAEDAAPGTGRDAKVAEVIALLGDWGYTPQTHELEDGTGVDVTLRRCPFIDLARSHPDVVCGVHRGLLRGALTAVGEPDARVSLEPFVGPDTCRARLYLTEDDQRSARP